Proteins co-encoded in one Streptococcus pyogenes genomic window:
- a CDS encoding phosphoglycerate kinase encodes MAKLTVKDVDLKGKKVLVRVDFNVPLKDGVITNDNRITAALPTIKYIIEQGGRAILFSHLGRVKEEADKEGKSLAPVAADLAAKLGQDVVFPGVTRGSKLEEAINALEDGQVLLVENTRFEDVDGKKESKNDEELGKYWASLGDGIFVNDAFGTAHRAHASNVGISANVEKAVAGFLLENEIAYIQEAVETPERPFVAILGGSKVSDKIGVIENLLEKADKVLIGGGMTYTFYKAQGIEIGNSLVEEDKLDVAKDLLEKSNGKLILPVDSKEANAFAGYTEVRDTEGEAVSEGFLGLDIGPKSIAEFDQALTGAKTVVWNGPMGVFENPDFQAGTIGVMDAIVKQPGVKSIIGGGDSAAAAINLGRADKFSWISTGGGASMELLEGKVLPGLAALTEK; translated from the coding sequence ATGGCTAAATTGACTGTTAAAGACGTTGATTTGAAAGGTAAAAAAGTCCTCGTTCGTGTTGACTTTAATGTGCCTTTGAAAGACGGCGTTATCACTAACGACAACCGTATCACTGCGGCTCTTCCAACAATCAAGTATATCATCGAACAAGGTGGTCGTGCTATCCTCTTCTCTCACCTTGGACGTGTTAAAGAAGAAGCTGACAAAGAAGGAAAATCACTTGCACCGGTAGCTGCTGATTTAGCTGCTAAACTTGGTCAAGATGTTGTATTCCCAGGTGTTACTCGTGGTTCAAAATTAGAAGAAGCAATCAATGCTTTGGAAGATGGACAAGTTCTTTTGGTTGAAAACACTCGTTTTGAAGATGTTGACGGTAAGAAAGAATCTAAGAATGACGAAGAACTTGGTAAATACTGGGCTTCACTTGGAGATGGAATCTTCGTTAACGATGCATTTGGTACAGCACACCGTGCTCACGCATCAAACGTAGGTATTTCAGCAAACGTTGAAAAAGCTGTAGCTGGTTTCCTTCTTGAAAACGAAATTGCTTACATCCAAGAAGCAGTTGAAACTCCAGAACGTCCATTCGTAGCTATTCTTGGTGGATCAAAAGTTTCTGATAAGATTGGTGTTATCGAAAATCTTCTTGAAAAAGCTGATAAAGTTCTTATCGGTGGTGGTATGACTTACACATTCTACAAAGCTCAAGGTATCGAAATCGGTAACTCACTTGTAGAAGAAGACAAATTGGATGTTGCTAAAGACCTCCTTGAAAAATCAAATGGTAAATTGATCTTGCCAGTTGACTCGAAAGAAGCAAACGCATTTGCTGGTTACACTGAAGTTCGCGACACTGAAGGTGAAGCAGTTTCAGAAGGCTTCCTTGGTCTTGACATCGGTCCTAAATCAATCGCTGAGTTTGACCAAGCACTTACTGGTGCTAAAACAGTTGTTTGGAATGGTCCAATGGGTGTCTTTGAAAACCCTGACTTCCAAGCTGGTACAATCGGTGTCATGGACGCTATCGTTAAACAACCAGGCGTTAAATCCATCATCGGTGGTGGTGATTCAGCAGCTGCTGCTATCAACCTTGGCCGTGCTGACAAATTCTCATGGATCAGTACTGGCGGAGGCGCTAGCATGGAACTTCTCGAGGGTAAAGTATTACCAGGTTTGGCAGCATTGACTGAAAAATAA
- a CDS encoding class II fructose-bisphosphate aldolase, with amino-acid sequence MAIVSAEKFVQAARENGYAVGGFNTNNLEWTQAILRAAEAKQAPVLIQTSMGAAKYMGGYKVCQSLITNLVESMGITVPVAIHLDHGHYEDALECIEVGYTSIMFDGSHLPVEENLAKTAEVVKIAHAKGVSVEAEVGTIGGEEDGIIGKGELAPIEDAKAMVETGIDFLAAGIGNIHGPYPENWEGLALDHLEKLTAAVPGFPIVLHGGSGIPDDQIKEAIRLGVAKVNVNTESQIAFSNATREFARNYEANEAEYDGKKLFDPRKFLAPGMKAVQGAVEERIDVFGSANKA; translated from the coding sequence ATGGCAATCGTTTCAGCAGAAAAATTTGTCCAAGCAGCTCGTGAAAACGGATATGCTGTTGGTGGATTTAACACAAACAACTTAGAGTGGACTCAAGCAATCTTGCGTGCAGCAGAAGCTAAACAAGCTCCAGTTCTTATCCAAACATCAATGGGTGCAGCAAAATACATGGGTGGTTATAAAGTATGTCAATCTCTTATTACTAACCTTGTTGAGTCAATGGGTATCACTGTTCCTGTTGCTATCCACCTTGATCATGGTCACTACGAAGATGCTCTTGAGTGTATCGAAGTAGGTTACACTTCAATCATGTTTGACGGTTCACACCTTCCAGTTGAAGAAAACCTTGCTAAAACTGCAGAAGTTGTTAAAATTGCACATGCTAAAGGCGTTTCAGTTGAAGCTGAAGTTGGTACAATCGGTGGTGAAGAAGACGGTATCATCGGTAAAGGTGAGCTCGCTCCAATCGAAGATGCTAAAGCAATGGTTGAAACTGGAATTGACTTCTTGGCAGCTGGTATCGGTAACATCCACGGTCCATACCCAGAAAACTGGGAAGGTCTTGCTCTTGACCACTTAGAAAAATTAACAGCAGCTGTACCAGGTTTCCCAATCGTATTGCACGGTGGTTCTGGTATTCCTGACGATCAAATCAAAGAAGCAATCCGTCTTGGTGTTGCTAAAGTTAATGTTAACACTGAAAGTCAAATCGCTTTCTCTAACGCAACTCGTGAATTTGCTCGTAACTACGAAGCTAACGAAGCAGAATATGATGGTAAAAAATTATTTGACCCACGTAAATTCTTGGCTCCAGGTATGAAAGCTGTTCAAGGTGCTGTTGAAGAACGTATCGATGTTTTCGGATCAGCTAACAAAGCATAA
- a CDS encoding MerR family transcriptional regulator, translating to MKEKELRRSMAVFPIGTVMTLTDLSARQIRYYEDQGLIKPERTQGNRRMFSLNDMDRLLEIKDFLSEGLNIAAIKREYVERQGKLMQKQKALTDADVRRILHDEMLTQSGFSTPSQHIGNFRI from the coding sequence ATGAAAGAAAAAGAACTTAGACGCTCAATGGCTGTTTTTCCTATTGGAACGGTGATGACATTAACAGATCTCTCTGCGAGACAAATTCGCTATTATGAAGATCAAGGTTTAATTAAGCCTGAACGAACGCAAGGGAATCGGCGTATGTTTTCCTTAAATGACATGGACCGACTTTTGGAAATTAAAGATTTTTTGTCTGAGGGATTAAATATTGCAGCTATTAAACGCGAATATGTCGAGCGTCAAGGTAAGTTAATGCAAAAACAAAAAGCTCTAACAGATGCAGATGTCAGACGGATCTTACATGATGAAATGCTGACACAAAGCGGTTTTTCTACTCCCTCACAGCATATTGGTAATTTTCGTATTTAA
- a CDS encoding 5'-nucleotidase, lipoprotein e(P4) family → MKSKKVVSVISLTLSLFLVTGCAKVDNNKSVNLKPATKQTYNSYSDDQLRSRENTMSVLWYQRAAETQALYLQGYQLATDRLKEQLNKPTDKPYSIVLDIDETVLDNSPYQAKNVLEGTGFTPESWDYWVQKKEAKPVAGAKDFLQFADQNGVQIYYISDRSTTQVDATMENLQKEGIPVQGRDHLLFLEKGVKSKESRRQKVKETTNVTMLFGDNLLDFADFSKKSQEDRTALLSDLQEEFGRRFIIFPNPMYGSWEGAIYKGEKLDVLKQLEERRKSLKSFK, encoded by the coding sequence ATGAAATCCAAAAAAGTTGTTAGTGTTATATCACTTACCTTATCCCTTTTTTTGGTGACAGGTTGTGCTAAAGTTGATAACAACAAATCAGTTAATCTTAAGCCTGCTACTAAACAAACCTATAATAGCTATAGTGATGACCAATTAAGATCGCGTGAAAATACCATGTCTGTTTTATGGTACCAGCGAGCTGCGGAAACTCAAGCGCTTTATTTACAGGGGTATCAGTTAGCAACGGATCGCTTAAAAGAACAACTCAATAAACCAACGGATAAACCTTATTCAATTGTATTAGATATTGACGAAACAGTTCTTGATAATAGCCCTTATCAAGCTAAAAATGTTTTGGAAGGAACAGGATTTACACCTGAAAGCTGGGATTATTGGGTACAAAAGAAAGAAGCAAAACCGGTTGCTGGTGCTAAAGACTTTTTGCAATTTGCAGACCAAAATGGTGTTCAAATTTACTACATTTCAGACAGATCAACTACTCAAGTAGATGCTACAATGGAAAATCTCCAAAAAGAAGGTATTCCAGTACAAGGTCGTGATCATCTTCTATTCTTAGAAAAAGGCGTAAAATCAAAGGAGAGTCGTCGTCAAAAGGTCAAAGAAACAACTAATGTAACGATGCTATTTGGTGATAATCTTCTAGATTTTGCTGATTTTTCAAAAAAATCTCAAGAAGATAGAACAGCTTTATTATCAGATTTACAAGAAGAGTTTGGAAGACGCTTTATCATTTTCCCTAATCCTATGTATGGTTCATGGGAAGGTGCCATTTATAAAGGTGAAAAGCTGGATGTGCTTAAGCAACTAGAGGAACGCCGTAAAAGTTTAAAAAGCTTTAAATAA
- the rpmB gene encoding 50S ribosomal protein L28, which produces MAKVCYFTGRKTVSGNNRSHAMNQTKRTVKPNLQKVTILVDGKPKKVWASARALKSGKVERI; this is translated from the coding sequence ATGGCTAAAGTATGTTATTTTACAGGACGTAAAACCGTTTCTGGAAACAACCGTTCACACGCGATGAACCAAACAAAACGTACAGTTAAACCAAACCTTCAAAAAGTTACTATCCTTGTTGATGGTAAACCTAAAAAAGTTTGGGCTTCTGCTCGTGCGCTTAAATCTGGTAAAGTAGAACGCATCTAA
- a CDS encoding FUSC family protein, with protein sequence MKTLRKLLSNYKFDIKKFKLGMRTLKTGLSVFLVLLVFHLFGWKGLQIGALTAVFSLREDFDKSVHFGFSRIIGNSIGGLLSLVFFAFNEIFHQAFWVTLLIVPICTMLCIMVNVACNNKSGIIGAVAALLIITLSIPTGQTFIYVTSRVFETFCGVFVAILVNTDVELIKNKWFNKKHSDVR encoded by the coding sequence ATGAAAACGTTAAGAAAATTATTATCTAATTACAAGTTTGATATTAAAAAGTTTAAATTGGGAATGAGAACATTGAAAACAGGCTTATCGGTCTTTTTAGTTTTATTGGTTTTTCATTTATTTGGTTGGAAAGGGCTCCAAATTGGTGCTCTAACTGCTGTATTTAGTTTAAGAGAAGACTTTGATAAAAGCGTGCACTTTGGCTTTTCTAGAATTATTGGTAATAGTATAGGTGGCCTACTCTCCTTAGTATTTTTTGCATTCAATGAGATATTTCATCAAGCTTTTTGGGTTACTTTATTAATTGTTCCTATTTGTACCATGTTATGTATCATGGTTAATGTTGCATGTAATAATAAATCAGGTATTATTGGGGCAGTGGCTGCTCTTTTGATTATTACACTGTCTATTCCAACAGGACAAACGTTTATTTATGTGACTTCGCGGGTATTTGAAACATTTTGTGGCGTCTTTGTAGCTATTTTAGTTAATACTGATGTTGAACTTATTAAAAATAAATGGTTTAACAAAAAACACAGTGATGTTAGATAA
- a CDS encoding DAK2 domain-containing protein, which translates to MSNITTSLFQEMVQAAATRLGKQAEYVNSLNVFPVPDGDTGTNMSMTMDNGAKEVADKPASTVGEVGQMLSKGLLMGARGNSGVITSQLFRGFGQSIKGKDELTGKDLAQAFQVGVEVAYKAVMKPVEGTILTVSRGAATAALKKADLTDDAVEVMQAALDGAKGALAKTPDLLPVLKEVGVVDSGGQGLVFIYEGFLSALNGDYVTSADFKATPANMSEMINAEHHKSVVGHVATEDITYGYCTEIMVALKQGPTYVKEFNYDEFQGYLSGLGDSLLVVNDDEIVKVHVHTEDPGLVMQEGLKYGSLIKIKVDNMRNQHEAQVQKTDVEKNKAEVKDFGLIAVVAGEGLSEIFKAQGVDYVISGGQTMNPSTEDIVKAIEAVNAKQVIILPNNKNIFMAAQSAAEVVDIPAAVVATRTVPQGFTSLLAFDPSKSLEDNVADMSTSLSDVVSGSVTLAVRDTTIDGLEIHENDFLGMVDGKIIVSNPDMEATLKAAFEKMIDEDSEIVTIFVGEEGDQDLAEELAGYLGETYEDVEVEIHQGDQPVYPYLMSVE; encoded by the coding sequence GTGTCAAATATTACAACAAGCTTATTCCAAGAAATGGTCCAAGCGGCAGCGACTCGCCTTGGCAAACAAGCAGAATATGTTAATTCCTTAAATGTTTTTCCTGTTCCAGATGGTGATACAGGAACAAACATGAGCATGACTATGGACAATGGTGCCAAGGAAGTTGCTGATAAACCTGCGTCAACTGTGGGAGAAGTTGGACAAATGTTATCAAAAGGTCTTTTGATGGGAGCGCGTGGAAATTCTGGAGTTATTACTTCACAACTTTTTCGTGGTTTTGGTCAAAGCATTAAGGGAAAAGATGAGCTGACAGGTAAAGATTTGGCACAAGCCTTTCAAGTGGGTGTAGAAGTTGCCTACAAAGCAGTGATGAAACCTGTTGAAGGAACAATTTTAACTGTTTCTCGGGGTGCAGCGACTGCTGCCTTAAAAAAAGCAGATCTTACAGACGACGCCGTGGAAGTCATGCAAGCTGCTTTAGACGGTGCCAAAGGTGCCCTTGCTAAGACACCTGATTTATTACCAGTCCTTAAAGAAGTTGGTGTGGTTGATTCAGGCGGTCAAGGTCTTGTCTTTATCTATGAAGGTTTCCTATCTGCTTTGAATGGCGACTATGTGACTTCAGCAGACTTTAAAGCGACTCCTGCTAACATGTCTGAAATGATTAATGCTGAGCATCACAAATCCGTTGTTGGTCATGTGGCTACTGAAGACATTACCTACGGTTATTGTACTGAAATCATGGTTGCCCTTAAACAAGGCCCAACCTATGTGAAAGAATTCAACTATGATGAGTTTCAAGGCTACCTTAGTGGCCTTGGTGACTCGCTGTTAGTGGTCAATGATGATGAGATTGTTAAAGTTCACGTCCATACTGAAGACCCCGGACTTGTGATGCAAGAAGGTCTTAAATATGGTTCGCTCATCAAGATTAAAGTGGACAATATGCGTAACCAGCATGAAGCACAGGTTCAAAAGACTGATGTCGAAAAAAACAAGGCTGAAGTAAAAGACTTTGGCTTGATTGCAGTAGTAGCTGGAGAAGGTTTATCTGAAATTTTCAAGGCGCAAGGTGTTGATTACGTGATTTCTGGTGGTCAAACCATGAATCCATCTACAGAAGATATTGTTAAAGCTATTGAAGCAGTTAATGCCAAACAAGTCATTATCTTGCCAAACAATAAAAATATCTTTATGGCTGCCCAATCTGCTGCAGAAGTGGTGGATATTCCGGCTGCTGTTGTTGCAACACGTACTGTTCCGCAAGGATTTACCAGCTTGTTGGCCTTTGATCCTTCAAAATCTTTAGAGGACAATGTAGCAGATATGTCAACTAGTCTTTCTGACGTGGTCAGTGGAAGCGTTACTTTGGCAGTCCGTGACACCACCATTGATGGTTTAGAAATCCATGAAAATGATTTCTTGGGAATGGTTGATGGTAAAATCATCGTTTCAAACCCAGACATGGAAGCAACTCTAAAAGCTGCCTTTGAAAAGATGATTGACGAAGATAGCGAGATTGTGACTATCTTTGTTGGTGAAGAAGGTGATCAAGACTTAGCAGAAGAACTTGCTGGGTATTTAGGAGAGACTTACGAAGATGTGGAAGTTGAGATCCATCAAGGAGATCAGCCTGTTTACCCATATCTCATGAGTGTAGAATAA
- the glnA gene encoding type I glutamate--ammonia ligase gives MAITVADIRREVKEKNVTFLRLMFTDIMGVMKNVEIPATKEQLDKVLSNKVMFDGSSIEGFVRINESDMYLYPDLDTWIVFPWGDENGAVAGLICDIYTAEGKPFAGDPRGNLKRALKHMNEIGYKSFNLGPEPEFFLFKMDDKGNPTLEVNDNGGYFDLAPIDLADNTRREIVNILTKMGFEVEASHHEVAVGQHEIDFKYADVLKACDNIQIFKLVVKTIAREHGLYATFMAKPKFGIAGSGMHCNMSLFDNQGNNAFYDEADKRGMQLSEDAYYFLGGLMKHAYNYTAITNPTVNSYKRLVPGYEAPVYVAWAGSNRSPLIRVPASRGMGTRLELRSVDPTANPYLALAVLLEAGLDGIINKIEAPEPVEANIYTMTMEERNEAGIIDLPSTLHNALKALQKDDVVQKALGYHIYTNFLEAKRIEWSSYATFVSQWEIDHYIHNY, from the coding sequence ATGGCAATAACAGTAGCTGACATTCGTCGTGAAGTCAAAGAAAAAAATGTAACGTTTCTTCGCTTGATGTTCACTGATATCATGGGCGTTATGAAAAATGTGGAGATTCCTGCAACTAAAGAACAGTTAGACAAAGTATTGTCTAACAAGGTTATGTTTGATGGTTCATCTATCGAAGGTTTTGTACGGATCAATGAGTCAGATATGTACCTTTACCCCGATTTAGACACTTGGATTGTTTTTCCCTGGGGAGATGAAAATGGAGCAGTTGCAGGTTTAATTTGTGATATTTATACAGCAGAAGGAAAGCCTTTTGCAGGAGATCCTAGAGGAAATTTAAAAAGAGCCCTGAAACACATGAACGAGATCGGCTACAAATCATTTAATCTTGGACCAGAACCAGAATTTTTCCTTTTTAAGATGGATGATAAAGGTAATCCGACACTTGAAGTTAACGATAATGGTGGTTATTTTGATTTAGCGCCAATTGACTTAGCAGACAACACGCGCCGTGAAATTGTGAATATTTTAACGAAAATGGGTTTTGAAGTGGAAGCTAGTCATCATGAAGTGGCTGTTGGTCAACATGAGATTGATTTTAAATATGCAGATGTTTTGAAAGCTTGTGATAATATTCAAATTTTTAAGCTAGTTGTAAAAACGATTGCCCGTGAACATGGACTTTATGCTACTTTCATGGCTAAACCAAAATTTGGAATAGCTGGATCAGGGATGCACTGTAACATGTCTTTGTTTGATAACCAAGGTAATAATGCTTTTTATGATGAAGCTGATAAGCGAGGGATGCAGTTATCAGAAGATGCTTATTATTTCTTGGGAGGACTAATGAAGCATGCTTATAACTACACTGCTATCACTAACCCTACAGTGAATTCTTATAAACGATTAGTTCCAGGTTATGAGGCACCTGTTTATGTCGCTTGGGCTGGAAGTAATCGTTCACCGCTTATCCGTGTTCCAGCATCACGTGGTATGGGAACGCGTTTGGAGTTACGTTCGGTTGATCCGACAGCTAATCCTTATTTAGCCTTGGCTGTTCTCTTGGAAGCTGGATTAGATGGTATCATTAACAAAATTGAAGCTCCAGAACCCGTTGAAGCTAACATTTATACCATGACAATGGAAGAACGAAATGAAGCAGGCATTATTGATTTGCCATCAACGCTTCATAATGCCTTAAAAGCTCTTCAAAAAGATGATGTGGTACAAAAGGCACTAGGTTACCATATCTACACTAATTTCTTAGAAGCAAAACGAATTGAATGGTCTTCCTATGCAACTTTTGTTTCTCAATGGGAAATTGACCATTATATTCATAATTATTAG
- a CDS encoding SPFH domain-containing protein: MLGPFIFIAFGVIVILAIVASTLYVVRQQSVAIVERFGRYQKTATSGIHIRLPFGIDKIAARVQLRLLQSEIIVETKTKDNVFVTLNVATQYRVNEQNVTDAYYKLMKPESQIKSYIEDALRSSVPKLTLDELFEKKDEIALEVQHQVAEEMSTYGYIIVKTLITKVEPDAEVKQSMNEINAAQRKRVAAQELANADKIKIVTAAEAEAEKDRLHGVGIAQQRKAIVDGLAESIQELKEANISLNEEQIMSILLTNQYLDTLNTFAAKGNQTLFLPNTPSGVEDIRTQVLSALKTK, encoded by the coding sequence ATGTTAGGACCATTTATCTTTATTGCTTTTGGGGTTATTGTAATCCTAGCTATTGTTGCCAGTACCCTTTATGTTGTTCGTCAACAATCTGTTGCCATCGTGGAACGTTTTGGTAGATACCAAAAAACAGCCACGAGTGGTATTCATATCCGACTTCCGTTTGGGATTGACAAAATTGCTGCGCGTGTGCAGCTGCGTCTTTTACAGTCAGAAATCATCGTTGAAACCAAAACCAAGGACAATGTGTTTGTAACTTTGAATGTTGCCACTCAGTATCGTGTTAACGAACAAAATGTAACAGATGCTTACTACAAATTAATGAAACCTGAATCTCAAATCAAGTCTTATATTGAAGATGCCTTGCGGTCATCCGTGCCGAAGTTGACCTTAGACGAATTGTTTGAGAAAAAAGATGAAATTGCCTTGGAAGTACAACATCAAGTGGCAGAAGAAATGTCAACCTATGGATATATTATTGTCAAAACCTTGATTACCAAGGTGGAGCCTGATGCTGAAGTCAAACAGTCAATGAATGAAATCAATGCGGCTCAACGCAAACGTGTAGCTGCTCAAGAGTTGGCAAACGCAGATAAAATTAAAATTGTGACAGCAGCAGAAGCAGAGGCTGAAAAAGATCGATTGCACGGGGTAGGGATTGCCCAACAGCGTAAGGCCATTGTGGATGGTTTGGCGGAGTCTATTCAAGAGCTTAAAGAAGCGAATATTTCCTTAAACGAAGAACAAATCATGTCCATTTTGTTGACCAACCAATACCTGGATACCCTCAATACCTTTGCGGCAAAAGGAAACCAAACCCTTTTTCTACCAAATACACCAAGTGGGGTAGAGGATATCCGTACACAAGTTTTATCTGCCCTTAAAACAAAATAA
- a CDS encoding Asp23/Gls24 family envelope stress response protein: MTVKINTKDGLIELSDDVIATVVGGSATEIFGVVGMASKSAIKDNFQSLLRKENYAKGVVVKSTDLGISVDVYTVMSYGVKISEVSKNIQERVKFNLESQLGLTADMVNVYVQNIKVVGEN; encoded by the coding sequence ATGACTGTAAAAATTAATACAAAAGATGGTCTAATCGAGCTATCCGACGATGTGATTGCAACTGTCGTGGGAGGATCAGCAACGGAAATTTTTGGTGTTGTTGGAATGGCCAGCAAAAGTGCAATAAAAGACAATTTTCAATCACTACTTCGCAAAGAAAACTACGCTAAGGGTGTTGTAGTAAAATCAACAGATCTGGGTATTTCTGTTGATGTCTACACTGTGATGAGTTATGGTGTGAAAATCAGTGAAGTCTCTAAAAATATCCAAGAACGCGTGAAATTTAACCTTGAAAGTCAGCTTGGTCTCACTGCTGATATGGTTAATGTTTACGTGCAAAATATTAAGGTTGTAGGAGAAAATTAG
- a CDS encoding alpha/beta hydrolase, whose protein sequence is MKTIRIAKYLGILFLLITLISVGASFYFFHVAQIREEKSFINNKKRSTNNPLYPAEQSFDALPYEKRQLTNRGLKQVGWYLPAAQKTKKTAIVVHGFTNDKEDMKPYAMLFHDLGYNVLMPDNEAHGESEGNLIGYGWNDRLNVMAWTDQLIKENPESQITLFGLSMGAATVMMASGERLPAQVTSLIEDCGYASVWDELKFQAKAMYNLPAFPLLYEVSALSKIRAGFSYGEASSVKQLAKNKRPTLFIHGDKDDFVPTKMVYDNYKATKGPKEILIVKGAKHAKSFETNPEQYQKKIAAFLKKVEK, encoded by the coding sequence ATGAAAACTATTCGAATAGCAAAGTATTTAGGAATTCTATTCCTTTTGATAACTCTTATTAGCGTAGGTGCTAGTTTTTATTTCTTTCATGTTGCACAAATAAGAGAAGAGAAATCGTTTATTAATAATAAGAAACGGAGTACAAATAATCCATTATACCCAGCTGAACAGTCTTTTGACGCTTTACCTTACGAAAAACGTCAACTAACAAATCGTGGGTTAAAACAAGTGGGGTGGTACTTACCAGCTGCTCAAAAAACAAAAAAGACAGCTATTGTTGTTCATGGTTTTACGAATGACAAAGAAGATATGAAGCCATATGCCATGCTTTTTCATGATTTGGGCTATAATGTCTTAATGCCAGACAATGAGGCCCATGGGGAAAGTGAAGGGAACTTGATTGGTTATGGCTGGAATGACCGCCTTAATGTCATGGCTTGGACAGACCAACTGATTAAGGAAAACCCTGAAAGCCAAATCACACTCTTTGGCTTATCTATGGGTGCTGCAACAGTAATGATGGCAAGTGGTGAGCGATTGCCTGCGCAAGTCACCTCCCTCATCGAAGATTGCGGTTATGCCAGTGTTTGGGACGAATTGAAGTTTCAGGCCAAGGCTATGTACAACTTGCCTGCCTTTCCTTTACTCTATGAAGTCTCTGCCTTATCTAAGATTCGAGCAGGTTTTAGTTACGGAGAAGCGAGCTCAGTGAAACAGCTGGCTAAAAATAAACGTCCAACTTTATTTATCCACGGTGATAAGGATGATTTTGTTCCTACAAAAATGGTTTATGACAATTATAAGGCCACGAAAGGTCCTAAGGAAATCTTGATTGTTAAAGGGGCAAAACACGCCAAATCCTTTGAAACAAACCCAGAACAATACCAGAAAAAAATTGCCGCTTTTTTGAAAAAAGTTGAGAAATAA